In one Sphingomonas sp. AP4-R1 genomic region, the following are encoded:
- a CDS encoding nitronate monooxygenase family protein, whose product MSASGDTPGWRDRRLIARLGSGAPILLAPMAGAGGPALAIAAMRGGAVGALPCATVPAATIEAQVAEVRAAVDGPINLNFFCHADPGPGDEAPWHALLAPYYREYGVGPPDQPPPARRAFDAEACALVERVRPEIVSFHFGLPAPDLLDRVKATGALILSSATSPAEGRWLAARGVDAVIAQGWEAGGHSARFLDEDPSSRLTTFALVPLLVEALDVPVIAAGGIGDARGVAAAATLGAAAVQIGTLFLACPESLVSPQHRALLGTEAPTVMTNLFSGRPARGFATRLTRELGPIRAEAPAFPHAGAALAELRRVAPEAFANMWAGQAAMLARAEPAEMVARRLIAETAGLFAG is encoded by the coding sequence ATGTCGGCGAGTGGTGACACGCCCGGCTGGCGCGATCGCCGGCTGATCGCGCGCCTCGGCAGCGGGGCGCCGATCCTGCTCGCGCCGATGGCGGGGGCGGGCGGGCCCGCGCTGGCGATCGCGGCGATGCGGGGCGGTGCGGTAGGGGCTCTGCCCTGCGCCACCGTCCCGGCGGCGACGATCGAGGCGCAGGTGGCCGAGGTGCGGGCGGCCGTCGATGGCCCGATCAACCTCAACTTCTTCTGCCATGCCGATCCGGGACCGGGCGACGAGGCGCCATGGCATGCGCTGCTCGCGCCTTATTATCGCGAATATGGCGTCGGCCCGCCCGATCAGCCTCCGCCCGCCCGTCGCGCTTTCGATGCCGAGGCGTGCGCGCTGGTGGAGAGGGTGCGGCCCGAGATTGTCAGTTTCCATTTCGGCCTGCCCGCCCCGGATCTGCTGGATCGGGTCAAGGCGACAGGCGCGCTGATCCTCTCCAGCGCGACGAGTCCGGCCGAGGGGCGTTGGCTGGCGGCGCGCGGCGTGGATGCGGTGATCGCGCAGGGCTGGGAAGCGGGCGGGCATAGCGCGCGCTTCCTCGACGAGGATCCTTCGAGCCGGCTGACGACCTTCGCGCTCGTGCCGCTGCTGGTGGAGGCGCTGGACGTGCCCGTGATCGCGGCGGGCGGGATCGGCGACGCGCGCGGCGTGGCGGCCGCCGCGACGCTGGGCGCGGCAGCGGTGCAGATCGGCACGCTCTTTCTCGCCTGCCCGGAAAGCCTCGTCTCGCCGCAGCATCGCGCGCTGCTGGGCACCGAGGCGCCGACGGTGATGACCAACCTGTTCAGCGGGCGTCCCGCGCGCGGCTTCGCAACGAGACTGACGCGTGAGCTGGGGCCGATCCGTGCCGAGGCACCAGCCTTCCCTCATGCGGGCGCGGCGCTGGCCGAATTGCGGCGCGTGGCGCCCGAGGCGTTCGCGAACATGTGGGCGGGGCAGGCGGCGATGCTGGCGCGGGCCGAGCCGGCCGAGATGGTCGCAAGACGCCTGATTGCCGAGACGGCGGGGCTTTTCGCGGGGTGA
- a CDS encoding VOC family protein produces the protein MTKYLHTMIRVSDPDATIRFFSLLGLREVKRMESEKGRFTLIYLAAPGDEDAQVELTHNWGEEGYAGGRNFGHIAFQVDDIYESCQRLMDAGVTINRPPRDGHMAFIRTPDNISIELLQDGHLAPAEPWASMPNVGEW, from the coding sequence ATGACCAAATATCTCCATACGATGATCCGGGTTTCCGATCCGGACGCGACGATCCGCTTCTTCTCGCTCCTCGGCCTGCGCGAGGTGAAGCGCATGGAGAGCGAGAAGGGGCGCTTCACGCTCATCTATCTCGCGGCGCCGGGAGACGAGGACGCGCAGGTGGAACTGACGCACAATTGGGGCGAGGAAGGCTATGCCGGCGGCCGCAATTTCGGCCATATCGCCTTCCAGGTCGACGATATCTACGAAAGCTGCCAGCGGCTGATGGATGCGGGCGTGACGATCAACCGTCCGCCGCGCGACGGGCACATGGCGTTCATCCGCACGCCCGACAATATCTCGATCGAGCTGCTGCAGGACGGTCATCTGGCGCCGGCCGAGCCCTGGGCGTCGATGCCCAATGTCGGCGAGTGGTGA
- the ispZ gene encoding septation protein IspZ: MSAPTPAPVAPRKAGATGWSLAVDYAPIIVFFLANRFLGVFAGTAAFMVAIVLAVIVSKVKVGHVSPMLWLSAVLVLGFGGLTIYLHDPSFIQLKMTLIYALFTIILVGGLIIGKPAIKYLLQAAFPGLDEAGWMKLSRNWALFFAVMAVCNEVLRAKLSFDAWLTAKTWGVTSASIVFGLAQVPMLLRHGLMLEDAKAEPPLPPEG; the protein is encoded by the coding sequence GTGAGCGCCCCCACGCCTGCCCCGGTGGCTCCGCGTAAAGCCGGTGCGACCGGATGGTCGCTCGCGGTGGATTATGCGCCGATCATCGTCTTCTTCCTCGCCAATCGCTTCCTCGGCGTGTTCGCGGGCACGGCGGCCTTCATGGTCGCGATCGTGCTGGCGGTGATCGTCTCGAAGGTGAAGGTCGGCCATGTCTCGCCGATGCTGTGGCTGTCGGCGGTGCTGGTGCTCGGCTTCGGCGGGCTGACCATCTATCTGCACGATCCCAGCTTCATCCAGCTGAAGATGACGCTCATCTATGCGCTGTTCACGATCATCCTCGTCGGCGGGCTGATCATCGGGAAGCCCGCGATCAAATATCTGCTGCAGGCGGCCTTTCCGGGGCTGGACGAGGCGGGCTGGATGAAGCTCTCGCGCAATTGGGCGCTGTTCTTCGCGGTGATGGCGGTGTGCAACGAGGTGCTGCGCGCCAAGCTGAGCTTCGATGCGTGGCTGACGGCGAAGACCTGGGGCGTGACGAGCGCGTCGATCGTGTTCGGGCTCGCGCAGGTGCCGATGCTGCTGCGCCACGGCCTGATGCTGGAAGACGCCAAGGCCGAACCCCCGCTTCCGCCCGAGGGCTGA
- the ftsY gene encoding signal recognition particle-docking protein FtsY — MSGPEHGLSWTERLAGGFRRTSDRLGENLGGLLGKAALDAETLDQIEEALIATDLGPATAGRIRERLAGERFPLGLTELRLREIVAEEIEAILRPAARPLEIDAFPRPQVLLVIGVNGSGKTTTIAKLAHLLTEEDYSVMLVAGDTFRAAAIGQLKVWAERIHVPIIAGSEGSDAAGLVFEGVKQGTATGIDALIVDTAGRLQNKAGLMDELAKIRRVLGRLNPAAPHNVVLVLDATTGQNALNQIEVFKETANVTGLVMTKLDGTARGGVLVAAAEKFGLPIHAIGLGEGIDDLRPFDPREVARAIAGIEAIAVERRR, encoded by the coding sequence GTGAGCGGACCCGAACACGGACTCTCCTGGACCGAGCGTCTGGCGGGGGGCTTCCGCCGCACGTCCGACCGGCTCGGCGAGAATCTCGGCGGGCTGCTGGGCAAGGCCGCGCTGGATGCGGAGACGCTGGACCAGATCGAGGAGGCGCTGATCGCGACCGACCTCGGCCCCGCGACGGCGGGGCGCATCCGCGAGCGTCTGGCCGGCGAGCGTTTCCCGCTGGGGCTGACGGAGCTGCGCCTGCGCGAGATCGTGGCCGAGGAGATCGAGGCGATCCTGCGCCCGGCGGCCCGGCCGCTGGAGATCGACGCCTTTCCGCGCCCGCAGGTCCTGCTCGTCATCGGCGTGAACGGATCGGGCAAGACGACGACGATCGCCAAGCTCGCGCATCTGCTGACCGAAGAGGATTATTCGGTGATGCTGGTGGCGGGCGATACTTTTCGCGCCGCCGCGATCGGCCAGCTCAAGGTCTGGGCCGAGCGGATCCACGTGCCGATCATCGCGGGCAGCGAGGGATCGGATGCGGCGGGTCTGGTGTTCGAGGGCGTGAAGCAGGGGACGGCGACGGGCATCGACGCGCTGATCGTCGATACGGCGGGTCGCCTGCAGAACAAGGCCGGGCTGATGGACGAGCTGGCCAAGATCCGGCGCGTGCTGGGGCGGCTCAATCCGGCGGCGCCGCACAATGTGGTGCTCGTGCTGGATGCCACCACCGGCCAGAATGCGTTGAACCAGATCGAAGTGTTCAAGGAGACGGCCAACGTGACGGGCCTCGTCATGACCAAGCTGGACGGCACGGCGCGCGGCGGCGTGCTGGTGGCGGCGGCGGAGAAATTCGGCCTGCCGATTCACGCGATCGGGCTGGGCGAGGGGATCGACGATCTGCGCCCGTTCGATCCGCGCGAGGTGGCGCGTGCCATCGCGGGCATCGAGGCGATCGCGGTGGAGCGCCGCCGGTGA
- the mtaB gene encoding tRNA (N(6)-L-threonylcarbamoyladenosine(37)-C(2))-methylthiotransferase MtaB → MSGPELITLGCRLNIAESEAIRAALGGADDLVIVNSCAVTNEAVVETRKAIRRAARRRPEARIVVTGCASEIDRAAFEGMAEVSHVVANAAKTDPALYLPTFATGAEESGTPDQVRGDGGGMEGAHARAFIAVQNGCDHACTFCIIPQGRGPSRSLPAGAVVEAVRAAVEAGRREVVLTGVDVTAYGADLPGRPTLGMLVERVLRLVPELPRLRLSSLDPQEMDDRLIALFESEPRLMPHLHLSLQAGHDMILKRMKRRHTRAQAIALVARLKAKRPDLAIGADVIAGFPTETEEMFADSLALIEQCEIVHPHIFPFSPREGTPAARMPQLPRDVVRDRTARLREAGSARRMAWLRARIGGTAQVLVERDGVTGHAEDFARVRIAEGATAGAVHRVRITGLEEDHLVGVIA, encoded by the coding sequence GTGAGCGGGCCCGAACTCATCACGCTCGGCTGCCGGCTCAATATCGCGGAGAGCGAGGCGATCCGCGCGGCCCTGGGCGGGGCGGACGATCTGGTGATCGTCAACAGCTGCGCCGTCACCAACGAGGCGGTGGTGGAGACGCGCAAGGCGATCCGCCGCGCGGCGCGGCGCCGGCCGGAGGCGCGCATCGTGGTGACGGGGTGTGCCTCGGAGATCGATCGCGCGGCGTTCGAGGGCATGGCCGAGGTGAGCCATGTCGTGGCGAATGCGGCGAAGACGGATCCGGCGCTGTATCTCCCTACCTTTGCGACGGGAGCGGAAGAAAGCGGGACCCCGGATCAAGTCCGGGGTGACGGTGGAGGGATGGAGGGCGCGCATGCCCGTGCCTTCATCGCCGTGCAGAATGGCTGCGATCACGCTTGCACCTTCTGCATCATCCCGCAGGGCCGCGGGCCCAGCCGCTCGCTGCCTGCCGGTGCCGTCGTCGAGGCGGTGCGCGCGGCCGTCGAGGCCGGGCGGCGCGAGGTGGTGCTGACCGGGGTGGACGTGACCGCTTATGGCGCGGATCTGCCGGGCCGCCCCACGCTGGGCATGCTGGTGGAGCGCGTCCTGCGGCTCGTGCCGGAGCTTCCGCGGCTGCGGCTCTCCAGCCTCGATCCGCAGGAAATGGACGATCGGCTGATCGCCTTGTTCGAGAGCGAGCCCCGGCTGATGCCGCATCTCCATCTGTCGCTGCAGGCGGGGCATGACATGATCCTGAAGCGGATGAAGCGCCGCCATACGCGCGCGCAGGCGATCGCTTTGGTCGCGCGGCTGAAGGCGAAGCGGCCCGATCTGGCGATCGGCGCGGACGTGATCGCGGGCTTCCCGACCGAGACGGAAGAGATGTTCGCGGACAGCCTCGCTTTGATCGAGCAGTGCGAGATCGTACATCCGCATATCTTCCCCTTCTCGCCGCGCGAGGGCACGCCCGCCGCGCGGATGCCGCAACTGCCGCGCGACGTGGTGCGCGATCGGACCGCACGGCTGCGCGAGGCGGGCTCCGCGCGGCGCATGGCGTGGCTGCGCGCGCGCATCGGCGGCACCGCGCAGGTGCTGGTGGAGCGCGATGGCGTGACCGGCCATGCCGAGGATTTCGCCCGCGTGCGGATCGCGGAGGGCGCCACGGCGGGCGCCGTGCATCGGGTCCGCATCACGGGCCTGGAGGAAGACCATCTCGTGGGAGTGATTGCGTGA
- the dapF gene encoding diaminopimelate epimerase, with protein MAQANPFRFHKMHGLGNDFVVIDARVTPVAMDAARARAIADRREGIGFDQLVLIEPSDIADAKIIFYNADGSIAESCGNASRCIAQFLGGESRVETAGGMLTLKAEGEGATVDMGAPRFDWDRIPLAYPVDTASLPVAWEELASPAAVNVGNPHVIFFVPDTDAVPLDRLGPIIEHDALFPERVNVNVATVEGPQRLRLRVWERGAGLTRACGTGACATAVAAIRSGRVQSPVTVQLPGGELVIDWAPGGTIRMTGPATHVYEGEATGL; from the coding sequence ATGGCGCAGGCGAACCCCTTTCGCTTTCACAAGATGCACGGGCTCGGCAACGATTTCGTGGTGATCGACGCGCGCGTGACGCCCGTGGCGATGGATGCGGCGCGCGCGCGCGCCATTGCGGACCGGCGCGAGGGGATCGGGTTCGACCAGCTCGTGCTGATCGAGCCGTCCGACATCGCCGACGCCAAGATCATCTTCTACAATGCGGACGGCAGCATCGCCGAAAGCTGCGGCAATGCCTCGCGCTGCATCGCGCAGTTTCTGGGCGGTGAGAGCCGGGTGGAAACGGCCGGGGGCATGCTGACGCTCAAGGCCGAAGGCGAGGGCGCGACCGTCGACATGGGCGCGCCGCGCTTCGATTGGGATCGCATTCCGCTCGCTTACCCGGTCGATACCGCGTCGCTGCCGGTGGCGTGGGAGGAACTGGCATCGCCCGCCGCCGTGAATGTCGGCAATCCGCACGTGATCTTCTTCGTGCCCGATACGGACGCGGTGCCGCTGGATCGGCTGGGGCCGATCATCGAGCATGATGCGCTGTTCCCGGAGCGGGTGAACGTGAATGTCGCGACGGTCGAAGGGCCGCAGCGCCTGCGCCTGCGCGTGTGGGAGCGTGGCGCGGGGCTTACCCGCGCCTGCGGCACCGGGGCTTGCGCCACCGCCGTCGCCGCGATCCGCAGCGGGCGTGTGCAGAGCCCCGTCACGGTGCAGCTTCCGGGCGGCGAGCTGGTGATCGACTGGGCGCCGGGCGGCACGATCCGCATGACCGGCCCCGCCACGCACGTTTACGAAGGCGAGGCGACCGGCCTGTGA
- the aroC gene encoding chorismate synthase, giving the protein MSYNTFGRVFRFTSWGESHGPALGAVVDGCPPGLALAEGDIQPWLDKRRPGTSRFTTQRQEPDQVRILSGVFEGKTTGTPISLMIENVDQRSKDYSEVALAYRPGHADYAYDAKYGFRDYRGGGRSSARETAARVAAGAVARAVIPEVRIRAYLVELGGDAIDRAAFDDTAIDANPFFCPDPAAAARWEKIVDEARKAGSSVGAIVECVAEGVPAGWGAPLYAKLDSELASAMMSINAVKGVEIGDGFEAARLTGETNADPMRPGNDGNPVFLANHAGGIAGGIATGQPVVVRVALKPTSSILTPVETIGRDGQAADIRTKGRHDPCVGIRAAPVVEAMMALVLADQKLLHRAQTGR; this is encoded by the coding sequence ATGAGCTACAACACGTTCGGGCGCGTCTTCCGGTTCACCAGCTGGGGGGAGAGCCATGGGCCGGCGCTGGGCGCCGTCGTCGACGGCTGCCCGCCGGGGCTGGCGCTGGCGGAAGGCGATATCCAGCCGTGGCTCGACAAGCGCCGGCCCGGCACGTCGCGCTTCACCACGCAAAGGCAGGAGCCGGATCAGGTCCGCATCCTCTCCGGCGTGTTCGAGGGGAAGACGACGGGCACGCCGATCAGCCTGATGATCGAGAATGTCGACCAGCGATCGAAGGATTATTCGGAGGTCGCGCTCGCCTACCGGCCGGGCCATGCCGATTATGCCTATGACGCCAAATATGGCTTTCGCGACTATCGCGGCGGCGGGCGATCCTCGGCGCGGGAGACGGCGGCGCGGGTGGCGGCGGGCGCGGTGGCGCGCGCGGTGATCCCCGAGGTGCGGATCCGCGCCTATCTGGTGGAGCTGGGCGGCGACGCGATCGATCGGGCGGCGTTCGACGACACGGCGATCGACGCGAATCCCTTCTTCTGCCCCGATCCGGCGGCGGCTGCGCGCTGGGAAAAGATCGTGGACGAGGCGCGCAAGGCAGGATCGTCCGTGGGCGCGATCGTGGAATGCGTGGCGGAAGGCGTGCCGGCCGGCTGGGGCGCGCCGCTTTATGCGAAGCTCGACAGCGAACTGGCCTCCGCGATGATGAGCATCAATGCCGTGAAGGGCGTCGAGATCGGCGACGGTTTCGAGGCGGCGCGGCTGACCGGCGAAACCAATGCCGATCCGATGCGGCCCGGTAATGATGGCAATCCCGTCTTCCTCGCCAATCATGCGGGCGGGATCGCCGGCGGCATCGCGACCGGGCAGCCGGTGGTGGTGCGCGTGGCGCTGAAGCCCACCTCCTCGATCCTGACGCCGGTGGAGACGATCGGACGCGACGGGCAGGCGGCGGATATCCGCACCAAGGGGCGGCATGATCCGTGCGTGGGCATCCGCGCGGCTCCGGTGGTGGAGGCGATGATGGCGCTGGTGCTGGCGGATCAGAAACTGCTGCACCGGGCGCAGACGGGGCGGTGA
- a CDS encoding DUF2442 domain-containing protein: MWVTLEDGRTIGVPLAWYPRLLKGSPDARQACFISPSGLHWDELDEDISIASLLAGRFETPASARAA, translated from the coding sequence ATGTGGGTGACGCTTGAGGACGGGCGCACGATCGGCGTGCCTCTTGCCTGGTATCCTCGGTTGTTGAAGGGCAGCCCGGACGCGCGACAGGCCTGCTTCATCTCGCCCAGCGGTCTACATTGGGACGAGCTGGACGAGGACATCTCGATCGCCAGCCTGCTGGCTGGCCGCTTCGAAACGCCGGCTTCCGCGCGAGCCGCATGA
- a CDS encoding DUF4160 domain-containing protein gives MPLVFREAGFRFHFYSSEGDPREPVHVHIARPGGDAKLWLYPEVRVAYNRRLTPRELRIVEEIVTRRRQEIEDEWNAFFSGSDQR, from the coding sequence GTGCCTCTTGTCTTCCGGGAGGCCGGTTTCCGCTTTCACTTCTATTCGAGTGAAGGCGATCCGCGCGAGCCGGTCCACGTTCATATCGCGCGGCCCGGTGGGGACGCCAAGCTATGGCTGTATCCGGAGGTGAGGGTTGCCTATAACAGGCGCCTCACTCCGCGAGAGTTACGGATCGTGGAAGAGATCGTCACGCGACGGCGGCAGGAAATCGAAGATGAGTGGAACGCCTTTTTCTCCGGAAGCGACCAACGTTGA
- the fabI gene encoding enoyl-ACP reductase FabI — translation MAGLMEGKRGLIMGLANDKSLAWGIAKMLSAQGAELAFSYQGPAMEKRVRPLAQALGVPLLVDCDVSSEESIDAAFATLAETWPTIDFVVHAIGFSDKSQLRGKFYDTTLDNFLMTMHISAYSFVSVAKRARVLMPQGGSLLTLSYYGAEKVIPHYNVMGVAKAALETSVKYLAVDMGPENIRVNGISAGPIQTLAARGIGDFNYIMKWNELNSPLRRNVTIEDVGGAGLYLLSDLAGGVTGEIHHVDAGYNVIGMKAEDAPDIALA, via the coding sequence ATGGCGGGCCTGATGGAAGGCAAGCGTGGCCTGATCATGGGTCTCGCCAATGACAAGAGTTTGGCGTGGGGCATCGCGAAGATGCTCTCGGCGCAAGGGGCGGAGCTGGCCTTCAGCTATCAGGGCCCCGCGATGGAAAAGCGCGTGCGCCCGCTGGCTCAGGCGCTGGGCGTGCCGCTGCTGGTGGATTGCGACGTCTCCTCGGAAGAGAGCATCGATGCGGCCTTCGCCACGCTGGCGGAAACCTGGCCCACGATCGATTTCGTCGTCCACGCCATCGGCTTTTCGGACAAGAGCCAGCTGCGCGGGAAATTCTACGACACCACGCTCGATAATTTCCTGATGACGATGCACATTTCGGCCTACAGCTTCGTCTCCGTCGCCAAGCGCGCGCGGGTGCTGATGCCGCAGGGCGGATCGCTGCTGACGCTCAGCTATTACGGCGCCGAGAAGGTGATCCCCCATTACAACGTGATGGGCGTCGCCAAGGCCGCGCTGGAGACGAGCGTGAAATATCTCGCGGTCGACATGGGACCGGAGAATATCCGCGTGAACGGCATCTCGGCCGGCCCGATCCAGACGCTGGCCGCGCGCGGCATCGGCGACTTCAATTACATCATGAAGTGGAACGAGCTGAACTCGCCGCTCCGCCGCAACGTGACGATCGAGGATGTGGGCGGCGCCGGGCTCTATCTGCTCTCCGATCTGGCGGGCGGCGTGACGGGCGAGATCCACCATGTGGATGCCGGCTACAATGTGATCGGCATGAAGGCCGAGGACGCGCCGGACATCGCGCTGGCGTAA
- a CDS encoding YihY/virulence factor BrkB family protein, whose product MDDVISPESPERRAKRRDRAVAHLRPGARVYEVARRTLLGVWADGFIHAGNLAYLALISLFPFFIVTAALAHLLGLGADGTVAIDSFLRTVPRAVREMLRPVITDVLTRRTGSLLWIGALIGLWTTGNFIETIRDILRRAYGVTARPLFWRHRLISSALIVGAVLLMFVAFLAQLVLTGVEEVILRFFPLADDLVNWIGWGRLAPLATLFVALYLIFFVLTPSRYRDTGCPKWPGAAFTAGWWVLMTMALPAILRLVGGYGLTYGSLAGVIVALIFFWLVGLGIVIGAQLNAALAERPESGVRGDEQPGLTEE is encoded by the coding sequence ATGGACGACGTGATCTCCCCTGAATCGCCCGAGCGCCGCGCGAAACGACGCGATCGCGCCGTCGCGCATCTGCGGCCGGGCGCGCGGGTCTATGAGGTGGCCCGGCGCACGTTGCTGGGCGTGTGGGCGGATGGCTTCATCCATGCCGGCAACCTCGCTTACCTCGCGCTGATCTCGCTCTTTCCGTTCTTCATCGTCACCGCGGCGCTCGCGCATCTGCTGGGTCTGGGCGCGGACGGGACGGTCGCGATCGACAGCTTCCTGCGCACCGTGCCGCGCGCCGTGCGCGAGATGCTGCGCCCGGTGATCACCGATGTGCTGACGCGGCGGACGGGTTCGCTGCTCTGGATCGGCGCGCTCATCGGCCTGTGGACGACGGGCAATTTCATCGAGACGATCCGGGATATCCTGCGCCGCGCCTACGGCGTCACCGCGCGGCCGCTGTTCTGGCGGCACCGGCTGATCTCGTCCGCGCTGATCGTGGGCGCGGTGCTGCTGATGTTCGTGGCCTTCCTCGCCCAATTGGTGCTGACCGGCGTGGAGGAGGTGATCCTGCGCTTCTTCCCGCTGGCGGACGATCTGGTGAACTGGATCGGCTGGGGCCGGCTCGCGCCGCTCGCCACCCTGTTCGTGGCGCTCTATCTGATCTTCTTCGTGCTGACGCCGAGCCGCTATCGCGACACCGGATGCCCCAAATGGCCGGGCGCCGCCTTCACCGCCGGATGGTGGGTGCTGATGACGATGGCGCTGCCCGCCATCCTCCGTCTGGTCGGCGGATATGGCCTCACTTATGGCAGCCTGGCAGGCGTGATCGTGGCCCTGATCTTCTTCTGGCTGGTCGGTCTGGGCATCGTGATCGGCGCCCAACTGAACGCGGCGCTGGCGGAAAGACCGGAAAGCGGCGTAAGGGGCGACGAACAACCGGGTTTGACGGAGGAATGA